A genomic region of Parambassis ranga chromosome 7, fParRan2.1, whole genome shotgun sequence contains the following coding sequences:
- the LOC114439102 gene encoding proteasomal ubiquitin receptor ADRM1-like isoform X1 produces MSSGALFPSLVSGSRGSSSKYLVEFRAGKMTLKGNTVTPDKRKGTVYIQQSDDSLIHFCWKDRTTGNVDDDLIIFPDDCEFKRVNQCTTGRVYVLKFKAGSKRLFFWMQEPKTDKDEEHCRKVNEYLNNPPIPGAPGSGGGSGHELSALGGEGGLQNLLGNMSHNQLMQLIGPTGLGGLGGLGALAGPGLANLLGSGGPATSSSSSSSRSQSAAATPSGGATRQSSSQTPTTPAAPPASAPSSTSAAPSTPAPAQTPVAPASGGSPTSQQAIQLSDLQSILATMNIPAGAQGQAVDLASVCTPEMMAPILSNAEVQQRLLPFLPSGESLLQSAEEIQNTLNSPQFQQSMSMFSSALASGQLGPLMSQFGLPAEAVDAANRGDVEAFARAMQGSKGESKEKKEDDEDMSLD; encoded by the exons ATGTCATCAGGTGCCCTCTTTCCAAGCCTGGTCAGCGGCTCCAGGGGAAGCTCCAGCAAGTACCTGGTGGAGTTTCGTGCTGGTAAAATGACCTTGAAAGGCAACACTGTGACACCCGACAAACGTAAGGGCACGGTGTACATCCAGCAGTCGGATGACTCCCTGATTCATTTCTGTTGGAAGGACAGGACCACGGGGAATGTTGACGAT GACCTGATAATCTTCCCTGATGACTGTGAATTCAAGAGGGTGAACCAGTGCACCACTGGACGTGTCTATGTGCTGAAGTTTAAGGCCGGATCCAAGAGGCTGTTCTTCTGGATGCAG GAGCCCAAGACGGATAAAGATGAGGAGCACTGTCGGAAGGTGAACGAGTACCTGAACAACCCTCCCATTCCCGGAGCGCCCGGCAGCGGAGGCGGCAGCGGCCACGAACTGTCTGCCCTCggaggagagggaggtctgCAAAACCTGCTGGGAAACATGAGCCACAACCAGCTGATGCAGCTGATTGGACCAACAGGCCTGGGCGGACTGG GAGGCCTGGGAGCTCTAGCAGGACCAGGACTGGCCAACCTGCTGGGCAGCGGAGGACCAGCCACCAGCAGCTCCTCGTCCAG CTCTCGGAGTCAATCGGCAGCAGCCACTCCCTCTGGAGGAGCCACCAGACAGAGCTCCTCTCAGACCCCCACCACCCCTGCCGCTCCTCCTGCCTCAGCACCCTCCTCGACTAGTGCTGCCCCCTCCACCCCAG CCCCAGCTCAGACTCCGGTGGCCCCAGCCTCTGGTGGAAGCCCCACCTCCCAGCAGGCCATCCAGCTCAGTGACCTCCAGAGCATCCTTGCCACCATGAACATCCCAGCAGGGGCTCAGGGACAAGCAG TGGATCTAGCAAGTGTCTGCACCCCAGAGATGATGGCTCCCATCCTGAGTAACGCTGAGgtgcagcagaggctgctgccTTTCCTACCCAGTGGAGAGAGTCTACTTCAGAGTGCTGAAGAGATCCAGAACACACTAAACTCACCTCAGTTCCAGCAG TCAATGAGTATGTTCAGCAGTGCCTTGGCCTCCGGGCAGCTTGGACCTCTCATGAGTCAGTTTGGTCTGCCGGCAGAAGCCGTGGACGCCGCAAACAGGGGAG ACGTGGAGGCGTTTGCCAGAGCCATGCAGGGCAGTAAAGGAGAAtccaaagagaagaaagaggacgACGAGGACATGAGTCTGGATTAG
- the LOC114439102 gene encoding proteasomal ubiquitin receptor ADRM1-like isoform X2, whose product MSSGALFPSLVSGSRGSSSKYLVEFRAGKMTLKGNTVTPDKRKGTVYIQQSDDSLIHFCWKDRTTGNVDDDLIIFPDDCEFKRVNQCTTGRVYVLKFKAGSKRLFFWMQEPKTDKDEEHCRKVNEYLNNPPIPGAPGSGGGSGHELSALGGEGGLQNLLGNMSHNQLMQLIGPTGLGGLGLGALAGPGLANLLGSGGPATSSSSSSSRSQSAAATPSGGATRQSSSQTPTTPAAPPASAPSSTSAAPSTPAPAQTPVAPASGGSPTSQQAIQLSDLQSILATMNIPAGAQGQAVDLASVCTPEMMAPILSNAEVQQRLLPFLPSGESLLQSAEEIQNTLNSPQFQQSMSMFSSALASGQLGPLMSQFGLPAEAVDAANRGDVEAFARAMQGSKGESKEKKEDDEDMSLD is encoded by the exons ATGTCATCAGGTGCCCTCTTTCCAAGCCTGGTCAGCGGCTCCAGGGGAAGCTCCAGCAAGTACCTGGTGGAGTTTCGTGCTGGTAAAATGACCTTGAAAGGCAACACTGTGACACCCGACAAACGTAAGGGCACGGTGTACATCCAGCAGTCGGATGACTCCCTGATTCATTTCTGTTGGAAGGACAGGACCACGGGGAATGTTGACGAT GACCTGATAATCTTCCCTGATGACTGTGAATTCAAGAGGGTGAACCAGTGCACCACTGGACGTGTCTATGTGCTGAAGTTTAAGGCCGGATCCAAGAGGCTGTTCTTCTGGATGCAG GAGCCCAAGACGGATAAAGATGAGGAGCACTGTCGGAAGGTGAACGAGTACCTGAACAACCCTCCCATTCCCGGAGCGCCCGGCAGCGGAGGCGGCAGCGGCCACGAACTGTCTGCCCTCggaggagagggaggtctgCAAAACCTGCTGGGAAACATGAGCCACAACCAGCTGATGCAGCTGATTGGACCAACAGGCCTGGGCGGACTGG GCCTGGGAGCTCTAGCAGGACCAGGACTGGCCAACCTGCTGGGCAGCGGAGGACCAGCCACCAGCAGCTCCTCGTCCAG CTCTCGGAGTCAATCGGCAGCAGCCACTCCCTCTGGAGGAGCCACCAGACAGAGCTCCTCTCAGACCCCCACCACCCCTGCCGCTCCTCCTGCCTCAGCACCCTCCTCGACTAGTGCTGCCCCCTCCACCCCAG CCCCAGCTCAGACTCCGGTGGCCCCAGCCTCTGGTGGAAGCCCCACCTCCCAGCAGGCCATCCAGCTCAGTGACCTCCAGAGCATCCTTGCCACCATGAACATCCCAGCAGGGGCTCAGGGACAAGCAG TGGATCTAGCAAGTGTCTGCACCCCAGAGATGATGGCTCCCATCCTGAGTAACGCTGAGgtgcagcagaggctgctgccTTTCCTACCCAGTGGAGAGAGTCTACTTCAGAGTGCTGAAGAGATCCAGAACACACTAAACTCACCTCAGTTCCAGCAG TCAATGAGTATGTTCAGCAGTGCCTTGGCCTCCGGGCAGCTTGGACCTCTCATGAGTCAGTTTGGTCTGCCGGCAGAAGCCGTGGACGCCGCAAACAGGGGAG ACGTGGAGGCGTTTGCCAGAGCCATGCAGGGCAGTAAAGGAGAAtccaaagagaagaaagaggacgACGAGGACATGAGTCTGGATTAG